The Salvia miltiorrhiza cultivar Shanhuang (shh) chromosome 1, IMPLAD_Smil_shh, whole genome shotgun sequence genome has a window encoding:
- the LOC130992010 gene encoding mediator of RNA polymerase II transcription subunit 6 yields MATTPMIPPPADGGAPPPSMAPPPPPGTDMTSICFRDQLWLNTYPLDRNLVFDYFALSPFYDYSCNNEQLRLRAIHPLDISHLSKMTGTEFMLSEVLEPHLFVFRKQKRDGPEKVTPMLTYYVLDGSVYQAPQLCNVFASRVGRALYHISKAFNTAASKLEKIGYVDAENESASSEPKAPKETINFKELKRVDHILASLQRKLPPAPPPPPFPEGYAPPTADGEKSSDAQQEQLATVDPIIDQGPSKRMKV; encoded by the exons ATGGCAACTACGCCGATGATTCCACCGCCGGCAGATGGAGGCGCGCCTCCACCAAGCatggcgccgccgccgccgccgggaACAGACATGACTAGCATTTGCTTTCGCGATCAGCTATGGCTCAACACGTATCCACTCGACCGAAACCTAGTTTTCGATTACTTCGCCCTCTCTCCCTTCTACGATTACTCGTGCAATAATGAGCAGCTTCGCCTCCGCGCTATTCACCCCCTCGACATCTCTCACCTTTC GAAGATGACAGGAACAGAGTTTATGTTGAGTGAAGTGTTGGAGCCTCATTTGTTTGTTTTTAGAAAACAAAAGAGGGATGGACCTGAGAAAGTGACGCCTATGCTGACTTACTATGTCTTGGATGGATCAGTGTACCAGGCGCCTCAGCTTTGCAACGTATTCGCTTCTCGAGTT GGACGCGCATTGTACCATATATCGAAGGCATTCAATACTGCAGCATCAAAGTTGGAGAAAATTGGATACG TTGATGCTGAAAATGAGAGTGCAAGCTCTGAACCAAAAGCTCCTAAAGAGACTATAAACTTCAAGGAACTTAAGCGTGTAGACCATATTCTTGCTTCACTGCAACGCAAG CTGCCTCCcgccccaccaccaccacctttTCCTGAAGGCTATGCCCCTCCCACTGCCGATGGGGAGAAAAGCTCCGATGCCCAGCAGGAGCAGTTGGCGACCGTTGATCCTATCATCGATCAAGGCCCATCCAAAAGAATGAAAGTATAA
- the LOC130991999 gene encoding uncharacterized protein LOC130991999 gives MASIRSSSRAYSISSAHQSPARSTDHKIPQCTVTCVYQTPIAGYWRNVTVVWSKNIMVNSVCISVDSVERDQVCTCKLELKPWHFWARKGYKTFMVDGTQLELYWDFRSAKFTGPEPNKDFYVALVSDEELVLLLGDMEKKAQKRTKARPALVEALMFYKEEHVFGKKSFSTRARFDHQSKEHDVVVESSTSGNKDPEMWISIDGIVLIHIRNLQWKFRGNQTVMVNKQPVQVFWDVYAWLFCHPGADHGLFIFKPGGGGDGDSDGEDDTQCDGSDCSGPSKYYSTRSYSKAAETCFFLYAWKIE, from the coding sequence ATGGCGAGCATCCGCAGCTCTTCCCGGGCGTATTCGATATCCTCGGCGCATCAGTCTCCGGCGAGATCAACCGATCACAAAATCCCGCAGTGCACGGTGACGTGCGTGTACCAGACGCCCATCGCCGGCTACTGGCGCAACGTGACTGTGGTGTGGAGCAAGAACATCATGGTGAACTCGGTCTGCATCTCCGTGGACAGCGTGGAGCGCGATCAAGTCTGCACGTGCAAGCTCGAGCTTAAACCCTGGCATTTCTGGGCAAGAAAAGGCTACAAAACTTTCATGGTCGATGGGACCCAGCTCGAGCTCTACTGGGATTTCCGATCAGCCAAATTCACCGGCCCCGAGCCGAATAAAGACTTCTACGTTGCGTTAGTCTCCGACGAGGAGCTCGTGTTATTGCTCGGGGACATGGAGAAGAAGGCGCAGAAGCGGACCAAAGCCCGGCCGGCATTGGTGGAGGCGCTGATGTTCTACAAAGAAGAGCATGTTTTCGGCAAGAAGTCGTTCTCCACGAGGGCGAGGTTCGATCATCAGAGCAAGGAGCACGACGTGGTGGTGGAGAGCTCGACCTCGGGGAATAAGGATCCGGAGATGTGGATTAGCATAGATGGGATTGTGTTGATACACATTAGGAACTTGCAGTGGAAATTTAGGGGCAACCAGACTGTCATGGTCAACAAGCAGCCGGTGCAGGTCTTCTGGGATGTCTACGCGTGGCTCTTCTGCCACCCCGGAGCTGACCACGGGCTCTTCATCTTCAAGCCCGGTGGTGGTGGGGATGGGGACAGTGATGGGGAAGACGACACTCAGTGTGATGGCAGCGACTGCAGCGGCCCCAGCAAGTACTACTCCACGAGGAGCTACTCAAAGGCCGCGGAGACGTGCTTCTTTCTGTACGCATGGAAGATTGAGTGA
- the LOC131009718 gene encoding delta(8)-fatty-acid desaturase-like, whose amino-acid sequence FISLSNIHSASAWRHLDRFSTGYHLADSHVSAVSKDYRNLAAAFGRSGLFDDKGHGVLLSLLSISAVVCGVLRSDSFLVHALSGALLGLAWMLIAYLGHDSGHYNIMPNSSLNKLAQILTGISIAWWKWTHNAHHVACNSLDYDPDLQHLPMLAVSSKLFHSLTSRFYDRRLTFDSLSRFFVSYQHFTFYPVMCVAKVNLYLQTFLLFFSNRGLYVPNRAINILGIAVFWTWFPLLVSCLPSWTERAVFVLVSFCVCAIQHVQFCLNHFAVSVYVGAPQGNDWFEKQKSRTIDISCSAKMDWFFGGLQFQLEHHLFPRLPRCHLRKISPLVRELCEKHGLPYVSLMGDG is encoded by the coding sequence tttatctctctctctaatattcACTCGGCCTCCGCATGGCGCCACCTCGACCGCTTCTCCACCGGCTACCACCTCGCCGACTCCCACGTCTCCGCCGTCTCCAAGGACTACCGCAACCTCGCCGCCGCATTCGGCCGTTCCGGCCTCTTCGACGACAAAGGCCACGGCGTCCTCCTCTCCCTCCTCTCCATCTCCGCTGTCGTCTGCGGCGTCCTCCGCAGCGACAGCTTCCTCGTCCACGCCCTCTCCGGCGCCCTCCTCGGCCTCGCCTGGATGCTGATCGCCTACCTCGGGCACGATTCCGGCCACTACAACATCATGCCCAATTCCTCCCTGAACAAGCTCGCGCAGATCCTCACTGGCATCAGCATCGCGTGGTGGAAGTGGACCCACAACGCGCACCATGTGGCCTGCAACAGCCTCGACTACGACCCCGACCTCCAGCACCTCCCCATGCTCGCCGTCTCCTCGAAGCTCTTCCACTCTCTCACATCCCGCTTCTATGACCGCCGGCTCACCTTCGACTCCCTCTCTAGATTCTTCGTCAGCTACCAGCACTTCACCTTCTACCCGGTGATGTGCGTCGCCAAAGTCAATCTCTACCTCCAGACattcctcctcttcttctccaACCGCGGACTGTACGTTCCGAACAGAGCTATTAACATCCTGGGGATCGCCGTCTTCTGGACGTGGTTCCCTCTCCTTGTGTCCTGCCTGCCTAGCTGGACCGAGAGGGCCGTCTTCGTGCTCGTGAGCTTCTGCGTCTGCGCGATCCAGCACGTGCAGTTCTGCCTCAACCATTTCGCGGTGAGTGTGTACGTGGGGGCGCCGCAGGGGAACGACTGGTTCGAGAAGCAGAAGAGCAGGACCATCGACATCTCGTGCTCGGCAAAAATGGACTGGTTTTTCGGGGGTCTGCAGTTTCAGCTGGAGCATCATCTGTTTCCGAGGCTGCCGAGGTGCCATTTGAGGAAGATATCGCCGTTGGTGAGGGAGCTCTGTGAGAAGCATGGGCTGCCTTATGTGAGCCTTATGGGAGATGGCTGA
- the LOC131009726 gene encoding putative late blight resistance protein homolog R1B-16, with translation MAAYAALVSLMHIIHDIESHHSPPISLDKQQLQSLTENVIFLQEFLEGCKSPVSDGDEAHPLEMRIADAAYAAEDAIESHIVSKIQLEMRVTDTTYAAEDAIESHIVGKIQLSRSRKTIFSRFFNCFRDPKNVSSNRDEQMKLFQDVQNVIEEMDEIKRVTMEINTEKVRSFVSASVSSSTGNNSCGVVVWSEDVLLGILERLVADNPDRQVIPITGMGGIGKTTLAKTLYSKPIIKERFDIYAWATISQQYATREILCQLVSQATNKTKQQLSERSEDEVGLELYQYLSGRRFLIVMDDMWSIDAWDTIQRYFPNNENCSRVLVTTRLSQLSSQLNNNYSLQMGFLDEDRSWNLFSKIVFGVGSCPRELEKIGRKIVENCRGLPLSIVVVGGILKTMEHTPGYWESIRKNLSSVVNLDNDKHCLKLLKMSYNHLPIYLKPCFLYMGVFEEDDSVRVLTLVKLWVSEGFLKPMNNKSLETIAKEFLKDLVDRNLILVDQLGSTGNIKRVKIHDLLRDLCLKEGKRDGFYHVIGQPSPRGIYSQRRIVIPRNTSKKKVVDEMQYMSHARSIICEYGKVPRCPNYGLLRTIHAYKFRAFEDESYVNSLVSGYVNLRHLAVEVDSMSSIFSSFHRLWNLHTLIVSCPYKSTSSTAPTEIWKMPQLRHIKMAEGRLRFPDPSTDAATMQNLVVLEGAHNFKCDEEVVKRLPNIEKLGIQYSGTEGINHDGDYYLSNIKCLCKLESLSIYCEYDFRGNASLHKLTIPQTLKSLTLVMKGDFEWEGMLEKIGALPLLQKFKLSFGCFGRGKWEMVEGQFPCLKYLLLYSCPSLERWTAEASSVVLPRLEKLYLYYLEELKEIPSQIGDIPTLQKIWLFNCSVSAAMCVKEIVEEQVELQGEDLSFHVQVRLPRMNEAVQSLAGPNFEVC, from the coding sequence ATGGCGGCCTATGCAGCCTTGGTTTCTCTAATGCATATCATACACGACATCGAGAGCCATCATTCCCCTCCCATTTCTCTCGACAAACAACAACTTCAATCTCTCACTGAAAATGTTATCTTCTTGCAGGAATTTCTTGAAGGTTGTAAGTCCCCTGTTTCCGACGGAGACGAAGCTCATCCATTGGAGATGCGTATTGCAGATGCAGCTTATGCGGCTGAAGATGCTATCGAGTCACATATTGTGAGCAAGATTCAGTTGGAGATGCGTGTTACAGATACAACTTATGCGGCTGAAGATGCTATCGAATCACATATTGTGGGCAAGATTCAGCTTAGCAGATCCAGAAAAACCATTTTCAGCCGCTTCTTCAACTGCTTTCGAGATCCCAAAAATGTCTCATCAAATCGTGATGAACAGATGAAGTTGTTTCAAGATGTACAAAATGTGATAGAAGAAATGGATGAGATCAAGAGAGTGACGATGGAGATCAACACAGAGAAGGTGCGTAGCTTTGTCTCTGCCTCTGTTTCTTCTTCCACTGGGAACAACAGTTGTGGCGTGGTAGTGTGGTCTGAGGATGTCTTACTGGGAATCCTTGAAAGGCTCGTTGCAGACAATCCCGATCGCCAAGTCATCCCCATCACAGGCATGGGCGGGAtaggtaagaccactcttgccaAAACTCTTTACTCAAAGCCAATTATTAAGGAGCGTTTTGATATTTATGCTTGGGCTACTATTTCTCAACAATACGCCACAAGAGAAATTCTTTGTCAACTTGTTTCTCAAGCCACTAACAAAACCAAGCAACAGCTAAGTGAAAGGAGTGAAGATGAAGTAGGATTAGAGCTCTACCAATATTTGTCAGGTAGAAGGTTTCTAATTGtaatggatgatatgtggagtatcGATGCATGGGATACGATACAACGTTACTTTCCTAACAATGAGAACTGTAGTCGGGTATTAGTGACGACTAGGCTATCACAGTTGAGTTCCCAATTGAACAACAATTATAGCCTTCAAATGGGATTTTTAGATGAGGATAGAAGCTGGAATTTGTTCTCAAAAATTGTGTTTGGGGTTGGAAGTTGCCCTCGTGAATTAGAGAAAATTGGAAGGAAAATTGTAGAGAATTGCCGAGGACTTCCATTATCAATTGTTGTAGTGGGAGGTATTTTGAAAACTATGGAACATACTCCAGGATATTGGGAATCGATAAGGAAGAACTTAAGTTCAGTAGTGAATTTGGATAATGATAAGCATTGCTTGAAATTGTTGAAAATGAGCTATAATCATTTGCCAATTTATTTAAAGCCATGTTTTTTGTACATGGGAGTGTTTGAGGAGGATGATTCAGTTAGAGTCTTAACACTGGTGAAGCTATGGGTTTCAGAAGGATTTCTAAAACCAATGAATAACAAAAGTTTGGAAACTATTGCCAAAGAGTTCTTAAAGGACTTGGTTGATAGAAATCTCATTTTAGTTGATCAGTTGGGATCTACTGGAAACATAAAAAGAGTcaaaattcatgatttgttgAGGGATTTATGCTTGAAGGAGGGCAAGAGAGACGGGTTCTATCATGTGATAGGGCAACCAAGTCCTCGAGGCATATATAGTCAACGCCGCATTGTTATCCCGAGGAACACTTCGAAGAAGAAAGTCGTTGATGAGATGCAATATATGTCACATGCTCGTTCCATTATTTGTGAATACGGTAAAGTCCCTCGGTGCCCGAATTATGGATTGTTGAGGACTATACATGCATACAAATTTCGTGCTTTTGAAGATGAAAGCTACGTGAATTCCCTTGTGTCTGGGTATGTTAACTTGCGCCACCTTGCTGTTGAAGTTGATAGCATGTCCTCGATCTTTTCTTCGTTCCATCGCCTCTGGAATTTGCACACATTGATCGTTTCTTGTCCGTATAAGTCTACGTCGTCTACTGCGCCTACTGAGATTTGGAAAATGCCTCAGCTGAGGCATATTAAGATGGCTGAAGGAAGATTGCGTTTCCCAgatccttcgactgatgctGCCACCATGCAAAATCTAGTGGTACTTGAGGGAGCACATAATTTCAAGTGCGATGAAGAGGTGGTTAAGAGACTTCCCAATATCGAGAAGTTGGGAATACAGTATTCAGGGACAGAGGGAATCAACCATGATGGTGATTATTATCTGAGCAATATTAAATGTTTGTGTAAATTGGAATCCCTCAGCATCTATTGTGAGTATGATTTTAGAGGGAATGCTTCTCTGCATAAGCTCACTATTCCCCAAACCCTCAAGAGTCTGACTCTTGTGATGAAAGGTGATTTCGAATGGGAAGGAATGTTGGAAAAGATAGGCGCATTGCCTCTTCTGCAGAAGTTTAAATTGTCGTTTGGATGCTTTGGAAGAGGCAAGTGGGAAATGGTTGAAGGCCAATTCCCTTGCCTCAAATACTTACTATTGTATTCGTGTCCTAGTCTGGAGCGTTGGACTGCAGAGGCGAGCTCCGTTGTCCTTCCACGCCTTGAGAAGCTTTATCTTTATTATTTGGAAGAGTTGAAGGAGATCCCATCTCAAATTGGAGACATACCGACACTACAAAAGATATGGTTGTTCAACTGCAGTGTATCAGCAGCGATGTGTGTGAAAGAGATTGTAGAGGAACAAGTGGAATTGCAAGGGGAAGATCTTTCATTTCATGTTCAAGTTCGGCTCCCGCGTATGAACGAAGCAGTGCAGAGCTTGGCAGGTCCCAACTTTGAAGTTTGCTAG
- the LOC130991987 gene encoding inositol oxygenase 1-like isoform X2, with protein MTILINHQPQFGVEGEEKVCSEQDLIYNGGFVVPHANSFGHNFRDYDAESERQEGVENFYRTNHIYQTYDFVKRMREEYGKLEKVEMSIWECCELLNNVVDESDPDLDEPQIEHLLQTAEAIRKDYPHQDWLHLTALIHDLGKVLLLPSFGELPQWAVVGDTFPVGCAFDESIVHHKHFKENPDYNNPAYNTKFGAYKKGCGLDKVLMSWGHDDYMYLVAKENKSTLPSAGLFIIRYHSFYALHRSGAYKHLMNEEDEENLKWLQIFNKYDLYSKSKVRIDVEAVKPYYLSLIEKYFPAKLRW; from the exons ATGACTATCCTCATTAATCACCAGCCTCAGTTTG GGGTCGAAGGGGAGGAAAAGGTGTGTAGTGAACAAGATTTGATTTACAATGGAGGATTTGTGGTGCCACATGCCAATTCGTTTGGCCATAACTTTAG GGATTACGATGCTGAAAGTGAGAGGCAAGAAGGAGTGGAGAATTTCTATAGGACCAATCACATTTACCAGACTTATGACTTT GtgaagagaatgagagaagaATATGGGAAATTGGAGAAGGTGGAAATGAGCATATGGGAATGCTGTGAACTCCTAAACAATGTTGTTGATGAGAGTGATCCTGATTTGGATGAGCCTCAAATTGAGCACTTGTTGCAGACTGCTGAAGCCATCAGAAAAGACTATCCTCATCAAGACTGGCTCCACTTGACTGCCCTAATTCATg ATCTTGGGAAAGTCCTTCTTCTTCCGAGCTTCGGAGAGCTCCCACAATGGGCCGTGGTGGGCGACACGTTCCCCGTTGGATGTGCCTTCGATGAATCCATTGTTCATCACAAG CATTTTAAGGAGAATCCGGACTACAACAACCCCGCTTACAATACCAAGTTCGGAGCGTACAAGAAAGGATGTGGGCTCGACAAAGTGCTCATGTCGTGGGGGCACGATGACTACATGTATCTG GTGGCCAAGGAAAACAAATCGACTCTGCCGTCTGCTGGCCTTTTCATCATCAGATACCATTCATTCTAtg CTTTGCACAGATCCGGAGCCTACAAGCACTTGATGAATGAGGAAGACGAAGAGAATCTCAAGTGGCTTCAAATTTTCAA CAAGTATGATTTGTACAGCAAGAGCAAGGTTCGGATTGATGTGGAGGCTGTGAAGCCCTACTACCTCTCGCTCATTGAGAAG TATTTCCCAGCGAAATTGAGGTGGTGA
- the LOC130991987 gene encoding inositol oxygenase 1-like isoform X1 has product MTILINHQPQFGVEGEEKVCSEQDLIYNGGFVVPHANSFGHNFRDYDAESERQEGVENFYRTNHIYQTYDFVKRMREEYGKLEKVEMSIWECCELLNNVVDESDPDLDEPQIEHLLQTAEAIRKDYPHQDWLHLTALIHDLGKVLLLPSFGELPQWAVVGDTFPVGCAFDESIVHHKHFKENPDYNNPAYNTKFGAYKKGCGLDKVLMSWGHDDYMYLVAKENKSTLPSAGLFIIRYHSFYALHRSGAYKHLMNEEDEENLKWLQIFNKYDLYSKSKVRIDVEAVKPYYLSLIEKVKFWLFNFFGYVYVLFDYLIT; this is encoded by the exons ATGACTATCCTCATTAATCACCAGCCTCAGTTTG GGGTCGAAGGGGAGGAAAAGGTGTGTAGTGAACAAGATTTGATTTACAATGGAGGATTTGTGGTGCCACATGCCAATTCGTTTGGCCATAACTTTAG GGATTACGATGCTGAAAGTGAGAGGCAAGAAGGAGTGGAGAATTTCTATAGGACCAATCACATTTACCAGACTTATGACTTT GtgaagagaatgagagaagaATATGGGAAATTGGAGAAGGTGGAAATGAGCATATGGGAATGCTGTGAACTCCTAAACAATGTTGTTGATGAGAGTGATCCTGATTTGGATGAGCCTCAAATTGAGCACTTGTTGCAGACTGCTGAAGCCATCAGAAAAGACTATCCTCATCAAGACTGGCTCCACTTGACTGCCCTAATTCATg ATCTTGGGAAAGTCCTTCTTCTTCCGAGCTTCGGAGAGCTCCCACAATGGGCCGTGGTGGGCGACACGTTCCCCGTTGGATGTGCCTTCGATGAATCCATTGTTCATCACAAG CATTTTAAGGAGAATCCGGACTACAACAACCCCGCTTACAATACCAAGTTCGGAGCGTACAAGAAAGGATGTGGGCTCGACAAAGTGCTCATGTCGTGGGGGCACGATGACTACATGTATCTG GTGGCCAAGGAAAACAAATCGACTCTGCCGTCTGCTGGCCTTTTCATCATCAGATACCATTCATTCTAtg CTTTGCACAGATCCGGAGCCTACAAGCACTTGATGAATGAGGAAGACGAAGAGAATCTCAAGTGGCTTCAAATTTTCAA CAAGTATGATTTGTACAGCAAGAGCAAGGTTCGGATTGATGTGGAGGCTGTGAAGCCCTACTACCTCTCGCTCATTGAGAAGGTAAAATTTTGGCTCTTTAACTTTTTTGGCTATGTATATGTTTTGTTTGATTATCTTATCACGTGA